A window from Leptothermofonsia sichuanensis E412 encodes these proteins:
- the rfbC gene encoding dTDP-4-dehydrorhamnose 3,5-epimerase has protein sequence MNILPTEIPDVLIIEPRIFGDDRGFFFESYNERAFADKAGITAHFVQDNHSRSCQNVLRGLHYQIQQSQGKLVRAIVGTIFDVAVDIRKSSPTFGQWISCLISAENKRMLWVPAGFAHGFLVLSDYAEVLYKTTDYYAPQHERCILWNDPDLAIDWPLTAAPILSAKDEGGQLFKSAEIYS, from the coding sequence ATGAACATTTTGCCCACCGAAATTCCTGATGTATTAATCATTGAACCCCGTATTTTCGGGGATGACCGCGGTTTTTTCTTTGAAAGCTATAATGAGCGGGCTTTCGCTGACAAGGCAGGGATTACCGCCCATTTTGTGCAAGATAATCATTCGCGCTCCTGCCAGAATGTTTTGCGTGGACTGCATTACCAGATTCAGCAATCCCAGGGGAAACTGGTGCGGGCTATTGTGGGAACTATATTTGATGTAGCTGTAGATATTCGTAAGAGTTCACCCACCTTTGGGCAATGGATCAGTTGCCTTATCAGTGCTGAGAACAAGCGGATGCTCTGGGTTCCCGCCGGGTTTGCCCACGGGTTTCTGGTACTCTCAGACTATGCCGAAGTCCTTTATAAAACAACGGACTACTATGCACCGCAACATGAGCGATGTATTCTCTGGAACGATCCTGACCTGGCAATTGACTGGCCCCTGACCGCAGCCCCGATCCTGTCTGCTAAGGATGAGGGAGGGCAACTGTTCAAATCTGCTGAAATTTATTCCTGA
- a CDS encoding restriction endonuclease subunit R, producing MTTIQAKTLSLYELEQKFNLRLAAPDQVPLPWNPGQSPLSEQEIQTLAHITDNYNNQMRYLPLSEELVKMVVLSPLLDLAGFYGKNFRLATEEPVEILLQEEDELIKGRIDVLIVQEQLWILAIESKRVQLDVMAALPQLLFYLLNSPAQQPDPLGLITNGREFVFAQVLKAEPEPPRYTCSDAFSINRPQEFQSVFGILKHLTTLLQ from the coding sequence ATGACGACCATTCAAGCGAAAACTCTCAGCCTCTATGAATTAGAGCAAAAATTCAACCTGAGGCTGGCGGCTCCAGATCAGGTGCCCCTTCCCTGGAATCCAGGTCAATCTCCCTTATCTGAGCAAGAAATTCAGACGTTAGCTCATATCACCGACAATTACAACAATCAGATGCGGTATCTACCGCTGTCGGAAGAGTTGGTCAAGATGGTGGTGCTGTCGCCATTGCTGGATTTAGCGGGCTTCTATGGTAAAAACTTTCGGCTGGCGACGGAGGAGCCTGTCGAGATCCTGCTGCAAGAAGAGGATGAACTAATTAAAGGGCGAATTGATGTGCTGATTGTGCAGGAGCAACTGTGGATTCTGGCAATCGAATCGAAACGAGTGCAACTGGATGTGATGGCAGCCCTGCCCCAACTTTTGTTTTACCTGTTAAACAGCCCAGCCCAACAACCTGATCCACTGGGTTTGATCACCAATGGACGAGAATTTGTGTTTGCTCAGGTATTGAAAGCAGAGCCAGAGCCACCCCGCTATACCTGCTCTGATGCTTTCTCGATTAATCGTCCTCAAGAGTTTCAGAGTGTTTTCGGCATCCTCAAGCACCTGACCACGCTGCTGCAATAG
- the rfbB gene encoding dTDP-glucose 4,6-dehydratase yields the protein MVEQQRLTREPRKILITGGAGFIGSNFVHHWCDRYPGDRVVVLDALTYAGNRKNLAGLEGRANLRFVQGDICDRPLIDALLQEEAIDVVAHFAAESHVDRSILGPDAFVRTNVIGTFTLLEAFRQYWNASDQPAHYRFHHVSTDEVYGSLGADDPAFSETTPYAPNSPYSASKAGSDHLVRAYHHTYGLPTLVTNCSNNYGPYHFPEKLIPLMCINILMGKPLPVYGDGQNVRDWLYVGDHCSALDAVIHRGRPGEMYNIGGNNEVKNIDLVNKLCDLMEELAPELPVRPCHQLITFVKDRPGHDRRYAINATKLKTEIGWTPAETVESGLRKTVQWYLSNQDWWQPLLSPEYQAYYKQVYTSV from the coding sequence GTGGTGGAACAACAGCGTTTGACCAGGGAACCCCGCAAGATTTTAATTACTGGCGGGGCAGGGTTTATTGGTTCTAATTTTGTGCATCACTGGTGCGATCGCTATCCAGGCGATCGCGTTGTTGTGCTGGATGCCTTAACCTATGCCGGTAATCGTAAGAACCTGGCAGGGCTGGAAGGTAGAGCCAATCTACGGTTTGTCCAGGGAGACATTTGCGACCGTCCCCTGATCGATGCGTTACTCCAGGAAGAGGCGATCGATGTCGTGGCGCATTTTGCCGCCGAATCCCATGTAGATCGGTCGATTCTGGGACCGGATGCCTTTGTTCGCACCAATGTGATTGGCACCTTTACGCTGCTAGAAGCTTTCCGCCAGTATTGGAATGCCAGCGACCAGCCTGCCCACTATCGCTTCCACCATGTTTCAACCGATGAAGTATATGGCAGCCTGGGAGCCGATGACCCTGCCTTTTCGGAGACGACTCCCTACGCCCCCAATAGCCCCTATTCAGCCTCCAAAGCCGGGAGCGATCACCTGGTCCGGGCATACCACCACACCTATGGATTACCAACACTGGTGACCAACTGCTCCAACAACTATGGTCCTTACCATTTCCCAGAAAAGCTGATTCCGTTAATGTGCATCAATATCCTCATGGGTAAGCCATTGCCAGTTTATGGTGATGGGCAAAACGTGCGGGACTGGCTCTACGTTGGTGATCACTGTAGTGCTTTAGATGCGGTGATCCATCGCGGGCGACCGGGTGAGATGTACAACATTGGCGGCAACAATGAGGTCAAAAATATTGACCTGGTAAACAAGCTCTGTGACCTGATGGAAGAACTGGCTCCTGAGCTGCCGGTTCGACCCTGTCATCAATTGATTACCTTTGTTAAAGATCGTCCCGGTCACGATCGCCGCTACGCCATCAATGCCACCAAGCTCAAAACTGAAATTGGCTGGACTCCGGCTGAGACGGTTGAAAGCGGGTTGCGTAAAACGGTGCAGTGGTATCTGTCGAATCAGGATTGGTGGCAACCCCTCCTGTCACCGGAGTACCAGGCTTACTACAAGCAGGTTTACACTAGCGTTTAA
- a CDS encoding glucose-1-phosphate thymidylyltransferase, with protein sequence MKAIILSGGKGTRLRPLTYTGAKQLVPVANKPILWYGIEAIVAAGITDIGIIISPETGEEVKAKTGDGEQFGANITYILQEQPAGLAHAVKVARPFLGDDPFVMYLGDNLIQSDLNSFLNDFKDQHMDALILLRPVANPTAFGVAQVDAQGRVMHLVEKPKVPPSNLALVGIYFFANTIHAAIDRIQPSARGELEITDAIQDLINVQKHVEARQIEGWWLDTGKKDDLLEANQIILDTCLKSDVAGEIDAQSQIFGRVQVGTGSRLINCTVRGPVTIGQDCYLENCFIGPYSSIANQVSLIDVDLEHSVILQGAKVTGIHHRIVDSVVGQRAQIKAAPQRPKALRFMIGDDSQVELA encoded by the coding sequence ATGAAAGCAATTATTCTTAGCGGTGGTAAGGGTACACGACTGCGTCCGCTCACCTATACAGGTGCCAAGCAACTGGTTCCTGTAGCCAATAAACCAATTCTCTGGTACGGGATTGAGGCGATCGTCGCGGCGGGTATCACCGATATTGGTATTATCATCAGTCCTGAAACAGGGGAAGAGGTAAAGGCAAAGACTGGCGATGGTGAGCAGTTTGGTGCCAACATCACCTATATCCTCCAGGAACAGCCTGCTGGCCTGGCCCACGCGGTTAAGGTTGCCCGCCCCTTCCTGGGAGATGACCCGTTTGTAATGTATCTGGGTGACAACCTGATCCAGAGCGATCTGAATTCATTCTTGAACGATTTCAAAGATCAGCACATGGATGCACTGATCCTGTTACGTCCAGTGGCGAACCCTACAGCATTTGGCGTTGCTCAGGTGGATGCTCAGGGACGGGTTATGCATCTCGTGGAAAAACCCAAGGTCCCTCCTTCCAACCTGGCACTGGTGGGTATTTACTTCTTTGCCAACACCATTCACGCAGCGATTGATCGAATTCAGCCATCTGCCAGGGGTGAACTGGAAATCACAGACGCGATTCAGGATTTGATCAACGTCCAGAAGCATGTAGAAGCTCGCCAGATTGAGGGTTGGTGGCTGGATACAGGGAAGAAGGACGATCTGCTGGAAGCAAATCAAATCATCCTCGATACCTGCTTGAAATCGGATGTGGCTGGTGAGATTGACGCTCAGAGTCAAATTTTTGGGCGGGTTCAGGTGGGAACGGGTTCCCGATTAATTAACTGCACTGTGCGGGGTCCTGTCACAATTGGTCAGGACTGTTACCTGGAGAATTGTTTTATCGGTCCCTACAGCAGTATTGCGAATCAGGTGTCACTGATTGACGTTGATTTGGAGCACAGTGTTATTTTGCAAGGGGCAAAAGTTACCGGGATTCACCATCGGATTGTAGACAGTGTGGTTGGACAACGGGCGCAGATTAAAGCCGCGCCCCAACGCCCCAAAGCCCTGCGGTTTATGATTGGGGATGATTCCCAGGTTGAACTGGCGTAA
- a CDS encoding zinc-dependent alcohol dehydrogenase family protein, which yields MKAMILEAPGQPLREAELPIPEPDTGQVLIRVHTCGVCRTDLHIVDGELRQPKLPLVPGHQIVGTVSALGPGVNRFAVGDRVGVPWLGYTCNHCRYCRTQRENLCDNATFTGYQIDGGYAEYTVADEHFCFPIPAGYPDLQAAPLLCAGLIGYRALMMTGDAERLGLYGFGAAAHIVIQTARHQGRQVFGFTRPGDTEGQQFARNLGAVWAGGSNETPPDLLDAAIIFAPVGALVPAALRAIAKGGTVVCAGIHMSDIPAFPYEILWGERVLRSVANLTRRDGEEFLALAPQIPVYTQVEPFPLTAANDALAALRHGKIQGAAVLKLDPQCA from the coding sequence ATGAAAGCCATGATTTTAGAGGCTCCCGGTCAACCATTACGGGAAGCAGAGTTGCCCATTCCTGAACCCGATACCGGGCAGGTTTTAATCCGCGTTCATACCTGCGGGGTGTGTCGCACGGATTTGCATATTGTGGATGGGGAATTGAGGCAACCGAAACTGCCTTTAGTGCCGGGGCATCAAATTGTCGGCACGGTTTCGGCCTTAGGGCCAGGGGTCAACCGATTTGCCGTGGGCGATCGCGTGGGTGTTCCCTGGTTAGGATATACCTGCAACCACTGCCGCTATTGCCGGACTCAGCGCGAAAACCTCTGTGACAATGCCACATTCACGGGTTATCAGATCGACGGCGGTTATGCTGAATACACCGTTGCAGACGAGCACTTTTGTTTCCCCATCCCGGCGGGCTACCCGGATTTGCAAGCAGCCCCTCTCCTCTGTGCCGGGTTGATTGGCTACCGTGCTTTAATGATGACTGGGGATGCTGAACGATTGGGGCTTTACGGCTTTGGAGCCGCTGCTCACATCGTCATTCAGACCGCCCGCCACCAGGGACGCCAGGTTTTTGGGTTTACGCGACCAGGAGACACGGAGGGGCAACAGTTCGCGCGGAACCTGGGGGCTGTTTGGGCCGGTGGTTCCAATGAAACCCCTCCTGATTTACTGGATGCAGCAATTATCTTCGCGCCAGTAGGGGCACTGGTACCGGCGGCATTGAGGGCGATCGCGAAAGGTGGAACGGTTGTCTGTGCGGGAATTCACATGAGCGATATCCCGGCTTTTCCCTACGAGATCCTTTGGGGTGAGCGTGTGCTACGCTCCGTTGCCAACCTTACCCGACGCGATGGTGAAGAATTTCTCGCCCTGGCTCCCCAAATCCCTGTTTACACGCAAGTTGAACCATTTCCTCTAACCGCCGCAAACGATGCCCTGGCCGCCCTCCGCCACGGCAAAATACAGGGAGCAGCAGTCCTGAAACTTGATCCGCAATGCGCGTAA
- the uraH gene encoding hydroxyisourate hydrolase, translating into MTSKAMTDKAMTGKAMTGKLTTHVLDTAHGCPAAGMVVELWSVDGQSGQKTLLKTTSTNQDGRTDVPLLTDGALKVGIYELVFRVGDYFQQQSVATPDLPFLDRVPIQFGIADADTHYHVPLLTSPWSYSTYRGS; encoded by the coding sequence ATGACCAGTAAGGCGATGACTGATAAGGCGATGACAGGTAAGGCAATGACAGGTAAATTGACAACCCACGTTTTGGATACGGCTCACGGCTGTCCGGCGGCGGGGATGGTGGTGGAATTATGGTCAGTTGATGGACAATCGGGGCAAAAAACCTTGCTAAAAACGACCTCAACCAATCAAGATGGGCGTACAGACGTTCCCCTGTTGACCGATGGAGCATTAAAAGTCGGCATCTATGAACTGGTATTCAGGGTGGGGGACTATTTTCAACAGCAATCAGTGGCTACTCCGGATCTGCCTTTTCTTGATCGGGTTCCGATTCAGTTCGGCATTGCCGATGCCGACACCCACTACCATGTTCCCCTATTGACTTCACCCTGGTCCTACAGCACCTACCGGGGAAGCTAA
- the ruvB gene encoding Holliday junction branch migration DNA helicase RuvB — MAIISSKKQPPDSEEQSQSRLPLESVASKPRSDQGKSNLPPSSKSTASESLLEPGAKPEEQGKPEEGLRPRRLSDYIGQKDLKEVLDIAIKAAKARKETLDHLLLYGPPGLGKTTMALILADEMGVDCKITSAPALERQRDIVGLLVNLKPGDLLFIDEIHRLPKVTEEILYPAMEDFRIDVVLGKGSSSRTRSIPLNRFTLVGATTRAGALTSPLRDRFGLIQRLRFYELDELTQIVLRTAALLNTPITPEGAVEVARRSRGTPRIANRLLKRVRDYVEVKAAGSISETVAAEALQLFNVDPCGLDWTDRRLLTIMIEHFNGGPVGLETMAAATGEDAQTIEEVYEPYLLQIGYLNRTSRGRVATPSAWKHLGHHPPDSQLFVTPDTMNSGTGCH; from the coding sequence ATGGCAATCATTTCCTCGAAAAAGCAGCCACCCGATTCAGAGGAGCAATCGCAAAGCCGCCTTCCACTGGAGAGTGTCGCTTCAAAGCCGCGATCAGATCAGGGTAAAAGCAACCTGCCGCCTTCCTCCAAAAGCACCGCCAGTGAATCGCTCCTGGAACCGGGAGCAAAACCTGAGGAACAGGGTAAGCCAGAAGAGGGGCTGCGTCCCCGTCGTCTTTCGGACTATATCGGGCAAAAGGATCTGAAGGAAGTTCTGGATATTGCGATTAAAGCCGCCAAAGCCCGCAAAGAGACACTAGATCATCTGTTGCTATACGGTCCGCCGGGTCTGGGGAAAACTACCATGGCGCTGATCCTGGCAGATGAAATGGGGGTTGATTGTAAAATCACCAGTGCTCCGGCACTGGAACGTCAGCGGGACATTGTGGGTCTGCTGGTGAATCTGAAACCCGGCGACTTACTTTTTATCGATGAAATTCATCGTTTACCGAAAGTGACTGAAGAGATCCTTTACCCGGCAATGGAAGATTTCCGGATTGATGTGGTGCTGGGTAAGGGGTCAAGCAGCCGGACTCGTTCTATCCCTCTCAATCGTTTTACGCTGGTGGGGGCAACCACAAGAGCAGGAGCATTGACTTCTCCATTGCGCGATCGCTTTGGGTTGATCCAGCGACTTCGCTTTTATGAACTGGATGAATTAACACAGATCGTACTGCGAACCGCCGCTCTATTGAATACTCCAATCACTCCTGAGGGGGCTGTAGAAGTGGCACGGCGATCGCGGGGCACCCCCCGTATCGCCAATCGCCTGCTCAAGCGAGTACGGGACTATGTTGAGGTGAAAGCTGCTGGCTCCATCTCTGAAACCGTTGCGGCTGAAGCACTGCAACTGTTTAATGTGGATCCCTGTGGATTGGACTGGACCGATCGCCGCCTCCTGACCATCATGATTGAACATTTCAATGGCGGTCCTGTGGGGCTGGAAACAATGGCAGCCGCCACAGGCGAAGATGCTCAGACCATTGAAGAAGTGTATGAACCCTACCTGCTGCAAATCGGCTACCTGAACCGCACCTCCCGCGGACGAGTTGCCACACCCTCTGCCTGGAAACACCTGGGCCACCACCCCCCTGATAGCCAACTGTTCGTAACGCCTGACACAATGAATTCAGGTACAGGATGTCATTGA
- the hpxO gene encoding FAD-dependent urate hydroxylase HpxO yields MNNLKVIVIGAGIGGLTAGIALHQAGYAVEVYDRVRELRPAGAGISLWSNGVKVLNRLGLGDRMAKIGGVMDGMQYRRFTGELLNDVSLAPLIEAVGQRPYPVARSDLQQMLLESYPGEVRLECRCVSVQEDETGVTAFFENGHAARGDLVVAADGVRSVLRQYVLEQMVEPEYAGYVNWNGLVPVSQDLAPNNLWMIYVGEYKRASMMPVGGDRFYFFFDVPMTREEAQEAGDIRADLRKFFKGWAEPVQSLIQRLDPETTNRVLIHSVGPLARMVRGRVALLGDAAHTTCPDLGQGGCQALEDALVLTHYLMTTNLGIEYALKRYETERMARANPVVEKARRRAEQIHGKDPAVTQQWYDQLANEKPTDVTDAIAKIILAGPMK; encoded by the coding sequence GTGAATAACCTGAAGGTGATTGTGATTGGTGCTGGGATCGGTGGGCTGACCGCTGGAATTGCCCTGCATCAGGCTGGATATGCGGTTGAAGTTTATGACCGTGTCAGGGAGTTGCGTCCGGCAGGCGCGGGTATTTCGCTCTGGTCCAATGGGGTAAAAGTTTTGAATCGCCTGGGGTTAGGGGACCGGATGGCGAAAATTGGTGGTGTGATGGATGGGATGCAGTACCGGCGCTTTACAGGAGAACTGTTGAATGATGTGAGTTTAGCTCCTTTAATTGAGGCTGTTGGGCAGCGCCCCTATCCAGTTGCTCGCTCGGATTTGCAACAGATGCTGCTAGAGTCCTATCCGGGGGAGGTAAGGTTGGAATGCCGCTGTGTGAGTGTTCAGGAAGATGAAACAGGGGTGACGGCTTTCTTTGAAAACGGGCACGCAGCCAGGGGTGACCTGGTGGTGGCAGCAGATGGTGTGCGTTCGGTACTGCGTCAGTATGTGCTGGAACAGATGGTAGAGCCAGAGTATGCCGGTTATGTGAACTGGAATGGATTGGTGCCCGTCAGTCAAGATTTAGCTCCCAACAATCTCTGGATGATTTATGTCGGCGAGTACAAACGGGCTTCGATGATGCCCGTAGGGGGCGATCGCTTCTACTTTTTCTTTGATGTGCCCATGACCAGAGAGGAGGCCCAGGAAGCGGGAGACATTCGGGCTGACCTGAGGAAGTTTTTTAAGGGTTGGGCGGAACCAGTGCAATCACTGATCCAGCGGCTTGATCCAGAAACGACCAACCGGGTGTTGATTCACAGTGTTGGTCCGCTGGCTCGAATGGTGCGGGGGCGAGTGGCGTTACTGGGTGATGCTGCCCATACAACCTGTCCTGATTTGGGGCAGGGAGGCTGTCAGGCGTTGGAAGATGCCCTGGTGTTAACCCACTATTTAATGACTACAAATCTGGGCATAGAGTATGCACTAAAGCGCTATGAAACCGAGCGGATGGCACGGGCAAATCCAGTGGTGGAGAAGGCGCGGCGTCGGGCAGAGCAAATTCACGGCAAAGATCCGGCTGTGACCCAACAGTGGTATGACCAATTAGCCAATGAAAAACCCACGGATGTTACAGATGCGATCGCTAAAATTATCCTGGCGGGACCTATGAAATGA
- the galK gene encoding galactokinase — protein sequence MEFQQVFKAAPQVQASAPGRVNLLGEHTDYNEGFVLPTAIPQQTIAAIGWSPDNCHHIYSVELAEKVDISPTATGIPGFASYPYGCIKVLEQAGYAIPPLNLWITSSVPIGAGLSSSAALEIATLRGLRSLLHLPLDDVSLARLGQQAEQQYAGVQCGIMDQMASSLADPKHLLFLDTRHLDYQLLPLPDGAEILVLDSGVPRTLAGSSYNQRRAECEAAARQLGVKALRDVPDIRAIGNLPEPLQRRARHVITENARVLEARQSMSARQFGHLMNASHASLRDDYDVSTPELDSLVKCLQETPQVFGAKLTGAGFGGACVALVAAGEGRAIAQAVLSQYHPSERKGRLLVISSEDRG from the coding sequence ATGGAATTTCAGCAGGTTTTTAAGGCAGCCCCCCAGGTTCAGGCAAGTGCCCCCGGACGGGTCAACCTGTTGGGGGAACACACGGACTACAATGAGGGGTTTGTGTTACCAACAGCCATTCCTCAACAGACGATCGCCGCGATTGGCTGGAGTCCTGACAATTGCCACCATATTTACTCGGTAGAACTGGCGGAGAAGGTTGATATCAGCCCGACAGCAACTGGCATCCCAGGATTTGCCAGCTATCCCTATGGGTGTATCAAAGTGCTGGAACAGGCAGGCTATGCCATCCCCCCCCTGAACCTGTGGATTACCTCCTCCGTCCCAATTGGGGCGGGGTTATCCAGTAGCGCTGCCCTCGAAATAGCGACCCTGCGCGGATTGCGATCGCTGCTCCACCTGCCCCTGGATGATGTGTCCCTTGCTCGACTGGGACAGCAGGCGGAACAACAGTATGCCGGAGTACAGTGCGGCATTATGGATCAGATGGCATCCAGTCTGGCTGACCCAAAGCACCTCCTGTTTCTGGACACCCGCCACCTGGACTACCAGCTCCTGCCCCTACCCGATGGTGCCGAAATCCTGGTACTGGACAGTGGCGTCCCCCGCACTCTGGCAGGCAGTAGCTACAACCAGCGACGGGCAGAGTGCGAAGCCGCCGCTCGCCAGCTAGGAGTGAAAGCGTTGCGGGATGTGCCGGATATCCGTGCGATTGGCAATTTACCAGAACCGCTGCAACGGCGTGCCCGCCACGTCATCACCGAAAATGCGCGGGTCTTAGAAGCCCGTCAGTCAATGTCTGCCAGGCAGTTTGGGCACTTGATGAATGCGTCCCACGCCAGTCTGCGGGATGATTACGATGTATCCACGCCAGAACTGGATAGCCTGGTAAAATGCCTGCAAGAAACCCCCCAGGTTTTTGGAGCAAAACTGACCGGTGCCGGATTTGGGGGAGCCTGTGTAGCGCTGGTGGCAGCCGGTGAGGGACGGGCGATCGCCCAGGCTGTCCTTTCCCAGTATCACCCGTCGGAACGCAAAGGACGCCTTTTAGTTATCTCTTCTGAGGATCGAGGATGA